The Carassius carassius chromosome 32, fCarCar2.1, whole genome shotgun sequence DNA window taccatttatttatttaataatattataattgtttatCAACATTAAATGTGTCTAATTAACTccattaaaaactatatatatacactagACTATATTCTCGACTGTTattaaaatgattgaatccaaGCTGATATGATTTTTTTTGAGATACCATAAATACAGATTGTATTAATATTTGgaatcagtttaatttttttccgtattaattttaattttagttcatttATAATTATGTcatttgctttttaaatatagtattaactatttttgatttcagttttagttattttagttcaaCAATTTAAAAAGGGAAATGTTTTTCTTAcatgttaattttagttaatgaaCGAAAATGCGTTTaaatttagtttcagttttatattttaattaattgtatatattCGATTCATAaataagcattatatatatatatatatatatattttttttttttttttttttttagatgcattttAATGAAAGTCATCAGAAAGTGTCACCAGACCTTGAGTGAACTGATGAGCATCATGATGTTGCTGTGTCGCTGGTCCTTTAAGAGCCTCCTCCTCCTCTGAGCTGATGTAGCCTCTTCTTCAGttgaataacacacacacacacacacacacacacacactcacgcgcaGATGTGTGTACAGCATGATCATCCCTCTCATCACTCTCAAGCCTCTCTAATCCATCCCGTGATATCTGGATCAGAAACACCTCAGCCCtcgggcggggggggggggggggggggggggatgacaGCTGCGCTGGATGCTGGAAAACACCagaagcatcatcatcatcatcagcatcagCAGCAGTGAGCCGCAGACGCATCTCTGAGACCGCGCGAGCGCTATGGACGAGCGCGACACGATTTAACCCGCGCGTAAAAGAGCCTCAACATCCTTCAAAACGGCCGGAGTCGTGGAGCATCGAGGGAAAACCCGGACCAATCGGGACCAAGGGTTCATGCCCAACATGGAAAGGGGCAAACCAGCCACTTACACCGGCGACAAGAAGGCAAAGATGGCTGCAAAGACCAATAAGAAGTGGGTAAGACTGGCCACGGTGTTCGCCTATGTTTTATCCGTGTCTCTAGCCGCGATCATCCTGGCCATCTACTACAGCCTCATATGGTCTCCAAACAAGTCCACCTCCACCACTCCCCCCACCACCACCGCGAGCATCAACGGGACGGACAGCAACAGCACGCGAACGACTCCGGTCCCCATTAACGCCACCGGCACCAACGCGTCTCTAGAGCCGACGCACGCGTCCCTCTCCAAAGGCGCGCGCTCCCAACCCGTGGATCTCTACACATACATGCCCAGAGACATCTCAGACACTCAGACTGCAGAGAAAACACGGTCCTCCAGGAGAGACCAGAGCGGAGGCGCGCAACCGGAGACGCGCGCGGAGGACGACTCTAGACAAACGCGCTCAAATAACCGGGACACAAAGACCTAAGACTTGAGTTGGAGACTTGGAAGCGTTGCTGCTCGTTGGAAACGTTCACAGGCCGAGACGAGGCCGACGCATAGCCTACATAGCAACGGCTCTGATAGTGTTTAACCCTTCATATAGGCCTATAACCTGTTTAATACTCGACATCTCCTTGCAGTTGATTTTTTGGGAGCGTATCATCCGAAGCGACTGTACATTGCACTCAATGCCTTGATTCGAACAGCCattcttttttttgtgggggggttGCACAAGCTTTTAAAAAACAGCAATTCTAAAAGCTTGCATGAATTTCAACTAAATCTGTTAACCAATTTAATCAGGATTCTTGTGTTAGAGGAACCTGTGTCGATGCTCAGGTATGTGCAGATATCcatgtaaatgtattgtttagAACTGTACATACATGCTCTGGACACTTTTAGCAGCACTAGATCATTTTTTTATAACAAGTGATGTAGCATAAGTGTAGAATACATCACCGTAATGGTAAATAAACTACCTATAACTATACACTCATTTCCTTTCATTGCACAAGGGGTTAAAGAGAAAGATGCTCTTGTGTTATATAAACCAATCTGGGCAGCACATCAATCAGTTTGACTAGATTAAAAACAAGCTGGCGAGGTAACGAAATTAGAGTTTAGTTAAGGTGAGCGCACTGTTTAATCCTGCATTGACCCATAATCAGATATTAGGATCAACACAAGATTGGGTTAATGCTGGGTTTAATTGATCAGAAGAGGGTCGTTTTTCAGGCACTCACAGCTCTTCACAGCCACACATTTTCACTCTCTTCTGTGTTTTCTGGCCTCATAGTGACTCTCATCGGTTTGCATCCATGCATGTTTAGTAGTGCTTCTTTCTCTCTCCGTACACTACGTGATGAAGGTTTATTGTCTGTCTTCTGAAGTCAAACGCAGGAATTACACAATCCTGCTCTATTTTCAGCTGAGGCTCTTTGACCTGTTACATCACAGGCCAGAAAATACCAGGGAGAAATCTGTGCAACTCGAACACAGAGATTGCATTCGTACTGCACATTTATGAAACATGAACACAATGGCCTTTTAATTTCAACAtgcaatgcagattttttttttttagtgagttGATATGCAATTGCATATTCACCCAAATGTCAAAAATCATTTGATTTTTCAACTCTAAGATAAAAGAGTTAAACGCTTCAAATCACCCAGCACTGAATCTGTGGATGCTGTGGTGTAACTGTACACTTTGAATGCACTTGTACTATTAAGTAGCCTCTTCCTGTAAACAGGATGTTTTGGACATGTTTTTATTCGTCCTGTGATTGAAGACGATTGATTCAGCAGCTGTGGGTACAAATCAATCATAAATGGTCAGTCTGCGCACTACAAGCACTACCATTCGTAATCAATAACACATTTCATAAGTATTTGTTCTTATAGTGTTTTATTCAGAAGCATGGATTGCAAATTTATTTAGGTTATATTTATAGTGCCTTTCTATTTTGTGAATATAGTCAAAGTTAAATGGTAGGACTTTTTATAAAGGAcaatttaaaagagaaaaaggAAGAATTGGGGAGAAATGattaattatgaataattcaCTGCCAAGCaatccataaaaataaatgtaatctgattatgaTCCATTTAGaatgtaatataatctaattacaagtacttactTTCTGGAATCTGAGTAATaattgattacatgtaatctgcatcatgtaatcagattccaaaaattaagtagtacttgtaattagattacattttaaaatgctttaatcaGATTAGTTACTTTTTCTATGGATTACATGTTATTTGAC harbors:
- the LOC132113349 gene encoding putative transmembrane protein INAFM2, whose amino-acid sequence is MPNMERGKPATYTGDKKAKMAAKTNKKWVRLATVFAYVLSVSLAAIILAIYYSLIWSPNKSTSTTPPTTTASINGTDSNSTRTTPVPINATGTNASLEPTHASLSKGARSQPVDLYTYMPRDISDTQTAEKTRSSRRDQSGGAQPETRAEDDSRQTRSNNRDTKT